From a region of the Anoplopoma fimbria isolate UVic2021 breed Golden Eagle Sablefish chromosome 16, Afim_UVic_2022, whole genome shotgun sequence genome:
- the si:ch211-269e2.1 gene encoding cohesin subunit SA-2 isoform X1, translated as MIPDPSAAAASRTTEQNKNSQNEANSSGAVNQSEDESGNENRQKSVRRRKRPHEGSENVKSKSAKASRTSATRAGGSRSKRRHVEAVTLFEVLTMGRSAMQAVVDDWIEAYGTDRDSSLLDLISFFIQCCGCKGVVTAEMCQSKEDSEVMSKMVEELDEVSGLQYKKFLAFPWILTVTWPMDTDIVEYPLIQPGPYGRWFHSEFCDFVSVLVARCQHSVIFDSYLMNTLISLLTELSDSYVRAFRHTCALAAVKLLSSLAAVALSLSVGIENSQKLYQVQKTKTMRQKSTLQQERIQRKITELQEKRAEIEIMMDVIFKGIFLKRYRDVLPEIRSICMEELGLWMKLYSSAFLNDSYLKYMGWMMHDKIPDVRLKCVLGLQGLYGDPPLLPKLDLFTSRFKDRMISMTLDKDNEVAVQTMKLLLLISKTSDDAFSPEDYKQLLQFVYSSQRPLAAAAGELLFTQLLNTEAPASDTRDEMNEEEAHERQTSARLKALLHFYQESELHKHVVYLVDSLWDCGGALLKDWPTLTSILLKDPSSLSPGLSRAEQAVLVEILVASVRQASEGPALAGRSGAKKVVSAREKKIQIDDCTKLTDHLLVVLPKLLSKFSGSCEIVAYLMKIPQYFHPECPAADNTQAASVLMAEMGAALDRHSGPDLLEAAARTYLSLCGEETSWCSVARTARDSLVRCWVDHLKALLGDSLQGDTPRFSADEEKTAEMLSTLKKLRAFHNCHDLLEWNLFELLSPLLSAESGEGGAPPQVLLEVLQCLSYCMLWSLNTSSATLNSREKAVSQRLQLRLFCERGNHCLSHSDPSVQQQAFLGVCDVLTAHSYQLQVWDPSCFGPLLYTPSPKLQRALLTFVCTHVFVGPDCDGQSSVGEDSEAERLEELHRRRNLLAAFCKLIVHRVLEMSMAAEVFMYYMKYHNDFGDIIKETMYRTRQMDKIDSARTLVLCLQQLFVRLKREQDSGGRAHPGVQTFTSIKELARRFALTFGDLVKFRECVVVIHRNGIEFVFQEFSQTPDTPTPPYLSYLTILGEFSSKLLKPDKKIVFSYLQKHTAEHIIDLREECWQPLIYYRASLLALAEGEDAVSYVSSDRKPYLPSRSPFSKQKLEGSKSPCPFSPVDSKVSKGQRSSFSPSHQEKTTDADPISVPAEPPARRLNFEGSVLSTGNEAEDDTVDVEL; from the exons ATGATACCAGATCCCTCAGCTGCAGCTGCATCCAGGACCACAGAGCAAAA TAAGAACTCTCAAAATGAGGCAAACTCCTCCGGGGCCGTCAATCAATCCGAGGACGAGTCGGGGAACGAGAACAGACAGAAGAGCGTG AGACGAAGAAAAAGACCACACGAGGGCTCAGAGAATGTCAAGAGCAAAAGTGCCAAAGCCAGTCGCACCAGTGCTACCAGAGCTGGAGGCAGCCGCAGCAAACGGAGACATGTGGAGGCCGTCACCCTGTTCGAGGTGCTCACCATGGGCAGGAGTGCCATGCAG GCGGTGGTTGATGATTGGATCGAGGCTTACGGGACGGACAGAGACTCTTCTCTCCTCGATCTCATCAGCTTCTTCATCCAATGCTGTGGTTGCAAAG GTGTGGTCACAGCAGAGATGTGTCAGAGCAAAGAGGACAGTGAAGTCATGAGCAAGatggtggaggagctggatgaG gtttCTGGTCTGCAGTATAAGAAGTTCCTGGCCTTTCCGTGGATCCTCACAGTCACGTGGCCCATGGACACA GACATTGTGGAGTATCCTCTGATACAACCCGGACCATACGGCCGCTGGTTCCACTCCGAGTTCTGCGACTTTGTGTCGGTGCTTGTGGCCCGGTGTCAGCACAGCGTCATATTTGACAGTTATCTGATGAACACCCTCATCTCTCTGCTCACTGAGCTGTCGGACTCCTATGTACGGGCTTTCAGACACACCTGTGCTCTAGCAG CGGTGAAGCTGCTGAGCTCTCTGGCGGCCGTGGCTCTGAGCCTCAGTGTTGGCATCGAaaacagccagaagctgtaccAGGTGCAGAAGACGAAGACGATGAGACAGAAAAGCACCCTGCAGCAGGAGAGAATACAGAGGAAGATCACAGAG CTGCAGGAGAAAAGGGCGGAGATAGAGATCATGATGGACGTCATCTTCAAAGGGATTTTTCTGAAAAGATATCG cgATGTGCTTCCAGAAATCCGCTCCATCTGTATGGAGGAGTTGGGTTTATGGATGAAGCTCTACAGTTCCGCATTTCTCAACGACAGCTATCTCAAATACATGGGCTGGATGATGCACGACAAG ATACCAGATGTGCGTCTCAAGTGTGTGTTAGGCCTCCAGGGTTTGTATGGCGATCCTCCGCTCCTCCCTAAACTGGACCTGTTCACCAGCCGCTTCAAG GACCGGATGATCTCCATGACCTTGGATAAGGACAACGAAGTGGCAGTGCAGACCATGAAACTGCTGCTCCTCATCTCCAA AACATCTGATGATGCGTTCAGTCCAGAGGACTACAAGCAGCTGCTCCAGTTCGTCTACTCTTCGCAGCGCCCTCTTGCTGCCGCTGCAGGGGAGCTTCTCTTCACACA GCTTCTTAACACTGAAGCCCCTGCGTCCGACACTCGGGATGAAATGAACGAAGAGGAGGCACATGAACGACAAACATCCGCCAGACTGAAGGCTCTGCTGCACTTCTACCAGGAGTCTGAG CTGCACAAGCATGTGGTGTACCTGGTGGACAGTCTGTGGGACTGTGGTGGAGCCCTGCTGAAGGACTGGCCCACACTCACATCTATACTGCTGAAGGACCCGTCCTCACTAAGTCCAG gtcttTCCCGGGCAGAACAAGCGGTGCTGGTAGAGATCCTGGTAGCTTCAGTGCGTCAGGCCTCAGAGGGACCAGCGCTGGCAGGAAGGAGCGGCGCAAAGAAG GTAGTGAGTGCCAGGGAAAAGAAAATCCAGATTGATGACTGTACTAAGCTCACTGATCATCTCCTCGTGGTGCTTCCTAAGCTACTGTCcaag TTTTCAGGTAGTTGCGAAATTGTTGCCTACCTAATGAAGATTCCTCAGTACTTCCACCCAGAGTGTCCTGCGGCCGACAACACACAG GCAGCGTCCGTCCTGATGGCAGAGATGGGAGCTGCTTTAGACCGACACTCGGGCCCCGACCTTCTGGAGGCTGCAGCCCGCACGTACCTCAGTCTGTGTGGGGAGGAGACGTCCTGGTGCTCCGTGGCCCGGACCGCCAGAGACTCCCTGGTCCGGTGCTGGGTGGACCACCTGAAAGCTCTGCTGGGGGACTCGCTCCAG GGTGACACTCCGCGTTTCTCTGCTGACGAGGAGAAAACTGCAGAAATGTTATCCACGCTGAAGAAACTCAGAGCTTTCCACAA CTGTCACGACCTCCTCGAGTGGAACCTCTTTGAGctgttgtctcctctcctgtcgGCAGAGAGCGGCGAGGGAGGAGCCCCGCCTCAG GTGCTGCTGGAGGTCCTGCAGTGTCTGTCTTACTGCATGCTCTGGTCTCTCAACACGAGTAGCGCAACTTTAAACTCCAGA gagaAAGCTGTGTCCCAGAGACTCCAGCTGCGTCTCTTCTGTGAGAGGGGTAATCACTGTCTCTCCCACTCCGACCCCAGCGTGCAGCAGCAG GCTTTCCTGGGTGTGTGTGACGTGCTGACGGCTCACTCCTACCAGCTACAGGTGTGGGATCCCTCCTGCTTTGGCCCTCTGCTCTACACGCCCAGCCCCAAActgcagagggcgctgctgacCTTCGTCTGCACCCACGTCTTCGTCGGGCCAGACTGTGATGGCCAGAGCTCTG TCGGCGAGGACTCTGAAGCGGAGAGGCTGGAGGAACTTCACAGACGAAGGAATCTGCTCGCGGCCTTCTGCAAACTGATAGTGCACAGGGTGCTGGAGATGAGCATGGCAGCTGAGGTCTTCATGTACTACATGAAG TACCACAACGACTTCGGTGACATCATCAAGGAGACGATGTACAGGACCAGACAGATGGATAAGATAGACAGCGCTCGCACTCTGGTGCTCTGTCTGCAGCAG ctGTTTGTCCGTCTGAAGCGAGAGCAGGACAGTGGCGGCAGGGCTCACCCGGGAGTCCAGACCTTCACCAGCATCAAGGAGCTGGCCAGGCGGTTTGCCCTCACCTTCGGGGACCTCGTCAAGTTCCGCGAGTGCGTCGTTGTGATCCACAG GAACGGCATTGAGTTTGTGTTCCAGGAGTTCAGTCAGACCCCGGACACCCCTACGCCGCCGTACCTCTCCTACCTGACCATCCTCGGCGAGTTCTCCAGCAAACTCCTCAAACCGGACAAGAAAATAGT GTTCTCCTACCTGCAGAAGCACACCGCGGAGCACATCATCGACCTCAGGGAGGAGTGCTGGCAGCCGCTAATCTACTACCGGGCGTCCCTGCTGGCTTTGGCTGAAGGGGAGGACGCCGTGTCCTACGTGAGCTCTGACAGGAAGCCGTACCTGCCCAGCCGCTCTCCCTTCTCCAAACAGAAACTAGAAG gaAGCAAGTCCCCCTGTCCGTTCAGCCCCGTCGACTCCAAAGTCAGCAAAGGTCAAAGGTCCAGCTTCAGTCCAAG CCACCAGGAGAAGACGACCGACGCAGATCCCATTTCTGTCCCTGCTGAACCTCCTGCGAGAAGGTTAAACTTCGAGGGATCCGTCCTCAGCACCGGTAACGAGGCGGAGGACGACACGGTGGACGTTGAACTGTAA
- the si:ch211-269e2.1 gene encoding cohesin subunit SA-2 isoform X2, translated as MIPDPSAAAASRTTEQNKNSQNEANSSGAVNQSEDESGNENRQKSVRRRKRPHEGSENVKSKSAKASRTSATRAGGSRSKRRHVEAVTLFEVLTMGRSAMQAVVDDWIEAYGTDRDSSLLDLISFFIQCCGCKGVVTAEMCQSKEDSEVMSKMVEELDEVSGLQYKKFLAFPWILTVTWPMDTDIVEYPLIQPGPYGRWFHSEFCDFVSVLVARCQHSVIFDSYLMNTLISLLTELSDSYVRAFRHTCALAAVKLLSSLAAVALSLSVGIENSQKLYQVQKTKTMRQKSTLQQERIQRKITEEKRAEIEIMMDVIFKGIFLKRYRDVLPEIRSICMEELGLWMKLYSSAFLNDSYLKYMGWMMHDKIPDVRLKCVLGLQGLYGDPPLLPKLDLFTSRFKDRMISMTLDKDNEVAVQTMKLLLLISKTSDDAFSPEDYKQLLQFVYSSQRPLAAAAGELLFTQLLNTEAPASDTRDEMNEEEAHERQTSARLKALLHFYQESELHKHVVYLVDSLWDCGGALLKDWPTLTSILLKDPSSLSPGLSRAEQAVLVEILVASVRQASEGPALAGRSGAKKVVSAREKKIQIDDCTKLTDHLLVVLPKLLSKFSGSCEIVAYLMKIPQYFHPECPAADNTQAASVLMAEMGAALDRHSGPDLLEAAARTYLSLCGEETSWCSVARTARDSLVRCWVDHLKALLGDSLQGDTPRFSADEEKTAEMLSTLKKLRAFHNCHDLLEWNLFELLSPLLSAESGEGGAPPQVLLEVLQCLSYCMLWSLNTSSATLNSREKAVSQRLQLRLFCERGNHCLSHSDPSVQQQAFLGVCDVLTAHSYQLQVWDPSCFGPLLYTPSPKLQRALLTFVCTHVFVGPDCDGQSSVGEDSEAERLEELHRRRNLLAAFCKLIVHRVLEMSMAAEVFMYYMKYHNDFGDIIKETMYRTRQMDKIDSARTLVLCLQQLFVRLKREQDSGGRAHPGVQTFTSIKELARRFALTFGDLVKFRECVVVIHRNGIEFVFQEFSQTPDTPTPPYLSYLTILGEFSSKLLKPDKKIVFSYLQKHTAEHIIDLREECWQPLIYYRASLLALAEGEDAVSYVSSDRKPYLPSRSPFSKQKLEGSKSPCPFSPVDSKVSKGQRSSFSPSHQEKTTDADPISVPAEPPARRLNFEGSVLSTGNEAEDDTVDVEL; from the exons ATGATACCAGATCCCTCAGCTGCAGCTGCATCCAGGACCACAGAGCAAAA TAAGAACTCTCAAAATGAGGCAAACTCCTCCGGGGCCGTCAATCAATCCGAGGACGAGTCGGGGAACGAGAACAGACAGAAGAGCGTG AGACGAAGAAAAAGACCACACGAGGGCTCAGAGAATGTCAAGAGCAAAAGTGCCAAAGCCAGTCGCACCAGTGCTACCAGAGCTGGAGGCAGCCGCAGCAAACGGAGACATGTGGAGGCCGTCACCCTGTTCGAGGTGCTCACCATGGGCAGGAGTGCCATGCAG GCGGTGGTTGATGATTGGATCGAGGCTTACGGGACGGACAGAGACTCTTCTCTCCTCGATCTCATCAGCTTCTTCATCCAATGCTGTGGTTGCAAAG GTGTGGTCACAGCAGAGATGTGTCAGAGCAAAGAGGACAGTGAAGTCATGAGCAAGatggtggaggagctggatgaG gtttCTGGTCTGCAGTATAAGAAGTTCCTGGCCTTTCCGTGGATCCTCACAGTCACGTGGCCCATGGACACA GACATTGTGGAGTATCCTCTGATACAACCCGGACCATACGGCCGCTGGTTCCACTCCGAGTTCTGCGACTTTGTGTCGGTGCTTGTGGCCCGGTGTCAGCACAGCGTCATATTTGACAGTTATCTGATGAACACCCTCATCTCTCTGCTCACTGAGCTGTCGGACTCCTATGTACGGGCTTTCAGACACACCTGTGCTCTAGCAG CGGTGAAGCTGCTGAGCTCTCTGGCGGCCGTGGCTCTGAGCCTCAGTGTTGGCATCGAaaacagccagaagctgtaccAGGTGCAGAAGACGAAGACGATGAGACAGAAAAGCACCCTGCAGCAGGAGAGAATACAGAGGAAGATCACAGAG GAGAAAAGGGCGGAGATAGAGATCATGATGGACGTCATCTTCAAAGGGATTTTTCTGAAAAGATATCG cgATGTGCTTCCAGAAATCCGCTCCATCTGTATGGAGGAGTTGGGTTTATGGATGAAGCTCTACAGTTCCGCATTTCTCAACGACAGCTATCTCAAATACATGGGCTGGATGATGCACGACAAG ATACCAGATGTGCGTCTCAAGTGTGTGTTAGGCCTCCAGGGTTTGTATGGCGATCCTCCGCTCCTCCCTAAACTGGACCTGTTCACCAGCCGCTTCAAG GACCGGATGATCTCCATGACCTTGGATAAGGACAACGAAGTGGCAGTGCAGACCATGAAACTGCTGCTCCTCATCTCCAA AACATCTGATGATGCGTTCAGTCCAGAGGACTACAAGCAGCTGCTCCAGTTCGTCTACTCTTCGCAGCGCCCTCTTGCTGCCGCTGCAGGGGAGCTTCTCTTCACACA GCTTCTTAACACTGAAGCCCCTGCGTCCGACACTCGGGATGAAATGAACGAAGAGGAGGCACATGAACGACAAACATCCGCCAGACTGAAGGCTCTGCTGCACTTCTACCAGGAGTCTGAG CTGCACAAGCATGTGGTGTACCTGGTGGACAGTCTGTGGGACTGTGGTGGAGCCCTGCTGAAGGACTGGCCCACACTCACATCTATACTGCTGAAGGACCCGTCCTCACTAAGTCCAG gtcttTCCCGGGCAGAACAAGCGGTGCTGGTAGAGATCCTGGTAGCTTCAGTGCGTCAGGCCTCAGAGGGACCAGCGCTGGCAGGAAGGAGCGGCGCAAAGAAG GTAGTGAGTGCCAGGGAAAAGAAAATCCAGATTGATGACTGTACTAAGCTCACTGATCATCTCCTCGTGGTGCTTCCTAAGCTACTGTCcaag TTTTCAGGTAGTTGCGAAATTGTTGCCTACCTAATGAAGATTCCTCAGTACTTCCACCCAGAGTGTCCTGCGGCCGACAACACACAG GCAGCGTCCGTCCTGATGGCAGAGATGGGAGCTGCTTTAGACCGACACTCGGGCCCCGACCTTCTGGAGGCTGCAGCCCGCACGTACCTCAGTCTGTGTGGGGAGGAGACGTCCTGGTGCTCCGTGGCCCGGACCGCCAGAGACTCCCTGGTCCGGTGCTGGGTGGACCACCTGAAAGCTCTGCTGGGGGACTCGCTCCAG GGTGACACTCCGCGTTTCTCTGCTGACGAGGAGAAAACTGCAGAAATGTTATCCACGCTGAAGAAACTCAGAGCTTTCCACAA CTGTCACGACCTCCTCGAGTGGAACCTCTTTGAGctgttgtctcctctcctgtcgGCAGAGAGCGGCGAGGGAGGAGCCCCGCCTCAG GTGCTGCTGGAGGTCCTGCAGTGTCTGTCTTACTGCATGCTCTGGTCTCTCAACACGAGTAGCGCAACTTTAAACTCCAGA gagaAAGCTGTGTCCCAGAGACTCCAGCTGCGTCTCTTCTGTGAGAGGGGTAATCACTGTCTCTCCCACTCCGACCCCAGCGTGCAGCAGCAG GCTTTCCTGGGTGTGTGTGACGTGCTGACGGCTCACTCCTACCAGCTACAGGTGTGGGATCCCTCCTGCTTTGGCCCTCTGCTCTACACGCCCAGCCCCAAActgcagagggcgctgctgacCTTCGTCTGCACCCACGTCTTCGTCGGGCCAGACTGTGATGGCCAGAGCTCTG TCGGCGAGGACTCTGAAGCGGAGAGGCTGGAGGAACTTCACAGACGAAGGAATCTGCTCGCGGCCTTCTGCAAACTGATAGTGCACAGGGTGCTGGAGATGAGCATGGCAGCTGAGGTCTTCATGTACTACATGAAG TACCACAACGACTTCGGTGACATCATCAAGGAGACGATGTACAGGACCAGACAGATGGATAAGATAGACAGCGCTCGCACTCTGGTGCTCTGTCTGCAGCAG ctGTTTGTCCGTCTGAAGCGAGAGCAGGACAGTGGCGGCAGGGCTCACCCGGGAGTCCAGACCTTCACCAGCATCAAGGAGCTGGCCAGGCGGTTTGCCCTCACCTTCGGGGACCTCGTCAAGTTCCGCGAGTGCGTCGTTGTGATCCACAG GAACGGCATTGAGTTTGTGTTCCAGGAGTTCAGTCAGACCCCGGACACCCCTACGCCGCCGTACCTCTCCTACCTGACCATCCTCGGCGAGTTCTCCAGCAAACTCCTCAAACCGGACAAGAAAATAGT GTTCTCCTACCTGCAGAAGCACACCGCGGAGCACATCATCGACCTCAGGGAGGAGTGCTGGCAGCCGCTAATCTACTACCGGGCGTCCCTGCTGGCTTTGGCTGAAGGGGAGGACGCCGTGTCCTACGTGAGCTCTGACAGGAAGCCGTACCTGCCCAGCCGCTCTCCCTTCTCCAAACAGAAACTAGAAG gaAGCAAGTCCCCCTGTCCGTTCAGCCCCGTCGACTCCAAAGTCAGCAAAGGTCAAAGGTCCAGCTTCAGTCCAAG CCACCAGGAGAAGACGACCGACGCAGATCCCATTTCTGTCCCTGCTGAACCTCCTGCGAGAAGGTTAAACTTCGAGGGATCCGTCCTCAGCACCGGTAACGAGGCGGAGGACGACACGGTGGACGTTGAACTGTAA
- the si:ch211-269e2.1 gene encoding cohesin subunit SA-2 isoform X3, whose translation MIPDPSAAAASRTTEQNKNSQNEANSSGAVNQSEDESGNENRQKSVRRRKRPHEGSENVKSKSAKASRTSATRAGGSRSKRRHVEAVTLFEVLTMGRSAMQAVVDDWIEAYGTDRDSSLLDLISFFIQCCGCKGVVTAEMCQSKEDSEVMSKMVEELDEVSGLQYKKFLAFPWILTVTWPMDTDIVEYPLIQPGPYGRWFHSEFCDFVSVLVARCQHSVIFDSYLMNTLISLLTELSDSYVRAFRHTCALAAVKLLSSLAAVALSLSVGIENSQKLYQVQKTKTMRQKSTLQQERIQRKITELQEKRAEIEIMMDVIFKGIFLKRYRDVLPEIRSICMEELGLWMKLYSSAFLNDSYLKYMGWMMHDKIPDVRLKCVLGLQGLYGDPPLLPKLDLFTSRFKDRMISMTLDKDNEVAVQTMKLLLLISKTSDDAFSPEDYKQLLQFVYSSQRPLAAAAGELLFTQLLNTEAPASDTRDEMNEEEAHERQTSARLKALLHFYQESELHKHVVYLVDSLWDCGGALLKDWPTLTSILLKDPSSLSPGLSRAEQAVLVEILVASVRQASEGPALAGRSGAKKVVSAREKKIQIDDCTKLTDHLLVVLPKLLSKFSGSCEIVAYLMKIPQYFHPECPAADNTQAASVLMAEMGAALDRHSGPDLLEAAARTYLSLCGEETSWCSVARTARDSLVRCWVDHLKALLGDSLQGDTPRFSADEEKTAEMLSTLKKLRAFHNCHDLLEWNLFELLSPLLSAESGEGGAPPQVLLEVLQCLSYCMLWSLNTSSATLNSREKAVSQRLQLRLFCERGNHCLSHSDPSVQQQAFLGVCDVLTAHSYQLQVWDPSCFGPLLYTPSPKLQRALLTFVCTHVFVGPDCDGQSSVGEDSEAERLEELHRRRNLLAAFCKLIVHRVLEMSMAAEVFMYYMKYHNDFGDIIKETMYRTRQMDKIDSARTLVLCLQQLFVRLKREQDSGGRAHPGVQTFTSIKELARRFALTFGDLVKFRECVVVIHRNGIEFVFQEFSQTPDTPTPPYLSYLTILGEFSSKLLKPDKKIVLLPAEAHRGAHHRPQGGVLAAANLLPGVPAGFG comes from the exons ATGATACCAGATCCCTCAGCTGCAGCTGCATCCAGGACCACAGAGCAAAA TAAGAACTCTCAAAATGAGGCAAACTCCTCCGGGGCCGTCAATCAATCCGAGGACGAGTCGGGGAACGAGAACAGACAGAAGAGCGTG AGACGAAGAAAAAGACCACACGAGGGCTCAGAGAATGTCAAGAGCAAAAGTGCCAAAGCCAGTCGCACCAGTGCTACCAGAGCTGGAGGCAGCCGCAGCAAACGGAGACATGTGGAGGCCGTCACCCTGTTCGAGGTGCTCACCATGGGCAGGAGTGCCATGCAG GCGGTGGTTGATGATTGGATCGAGGCTTACGGGACGGACAGAGACTCTTCTCTCCTCGATCTCATCAGCTTCTTCATCCAATGCTGTGGTTGCAAAG GTGTGGTCACAGCAGAGATGTGTCAGAGCAAAGAGGACAGTGAAGTCATGAGCAAGatggtggaggagctggatgaG gtttCTGGTCTGCAGTATAAGAAGTTCCTGGCCTTTCCGTGGATCCTCACAGTCACGTGGCCCATGGACACA GACATTGTGGAGTATCCTCTGATACAACCCGGACCATACGGCCGCTGGTTCCACTCCGAGTTCTGCGACTTTGTGTCGGTGCTTGTGGCCCGGTGTCAGCACAGCGTCATATTTGACAGTTATCTGATGAACACCCTCATCTCTCTGCTCACTGAGCTGTCGGACTCCTATGTACGGGCTTTCAGACACACCTGTGCTCTAGCAG CGGTGAAGCTGCTGAGCTCTCTGGCGGCCGTGGCTCTGAGCCTCAGTGTTGGCATCGAaaacagccagaagctgtaccAGGTGCAGAAGACGAAGACGATGAGACAGAAAAGCACCCTGCAGCAGGAGAGAATACAGAGGAAGATCACAGAG CTGCAGGAGAAAAGGGCGGAGATAGAGATCATGATGGACGTCATCTTCAAAGGGATTTTTCTGAAAAGATATCG cgATGTGCTTCCAGAAATCCGCTCCATCTGTATGGAGGAGTTGGGTTTATGGATGAAGCTCTACAGTTCCGCATTTCTCAACGACAGCTATCTCAAATACATGGGCTGGATGATGCACGACAAG ATACCAGATGTGCGTCTCAAGTGTGTGTTAGGCCTCCAGGGTTTGTATGGCGATCCTCCGCTCCTCCCTAAACTGGACCTGTTCACCAGCCGCTTCAAG GACCGGATGATCTCCATGACCTTGGATAAGGACAACGAAGTGGCAGTGCAGACCATGAAACTGCTGCTCCTCATCTCCAA AACATCTGATGATGCGTTCAGTCCAGAGGACTACAAGCAGCTGCTCCAGTTCGTCTACTCTTCGCAGCGCCCTCTTGCTGCCGCTGCAGGGGAGCTTCTCTTCACACA GCTTCTTAACACTGAAGCCCCTGCGTCCGACACTCGGGATGAAATGAACGAAGAGGAGGCACATGAACGACAAACATCCGCCAGACTGAAGGCTCTGCTGCACTTCTACCAGGAGTCTGAG CTGCACAAGCATGTGGTGTACCTGGTGGACAGTCTGTGGGACTGTGGTGGAGCCCTGCTGAAGGACTGGCCCACACTCACATCTATACTGCTGAAGGACCCGTCCTCACTAAGTCCAG gtcttTCCCGGGCAGAACAAGCGGTGCTGGTAGAGATCCTGGTAGCTTCAGTGCGTCAGGCCTCAGAGGGACCAGCGCTGGCAGGAAGGAGCGGCGCAAAGAAG GTAGTGAGTGCCAGGGAAAAGAAAATCCAGATTGATGACTGTACTAAGCTCACTGATCATCTCCTCGTGGTGCTTCCTAAGCTACTGTCcaag TTTTCAGGTAGTTGCGAAATTGTTGCCTACCTAATGAAGATTCCTCAGTACTTCCACCCAGAGTGTCCTGCGGCCGACAACACACAG GCAGCGTCCGTCCTGATGGCAGAGATGGGAGCTGCTTTAGACCGACACTCGGGCCCCGACCTTCTGGAGGCTGCAGCCCGCACGTACCTCAGTCTGTGTGGGGAGGAGACGTCCTGGTGCTCCGTGGCCCGGACCGCCAGAGACTCCCTGGTCCGGTGCTGGGTGGACCACCTGAAAGCTCTGCTGGGGGACTCGCTCCAG GGTGACACTCCGCGTTTCTCTGCTGACGAGGAGAAAACTGCAGAAATGTTATCCACGCTGAAGAAACTCAGAGCTTTCCACAA CTGTCACGACCTCCTCGAGTGGAACCTCTTTGAGctgttgtctcctctcctgtcgGCAGAGAGCGGCGAGGGAGGAGCCCCGCCTCAG GTGCTGCTGGAGGTCCTGCAGTGTCTGTCTTACTGCATGCTCTGGTCTCTCAACACGAGTAGCGCAACTTTAAACTCCAGA gagaAAGCTGTGTCCCAGAGACTCCAGCTGCGTCTCTTCTGTGAGAGGGGTAATCACTGTCTCTCCCACTCCGACCCCAGCGTGCAGCAGCAG GCTTTCCTGGGTGTGTGTGACGTGCTGACGGCTCACTCCTACCAGCTACAGGTGTGGGATCCCTCCTGCTTTGGCCCTCTGCTCTACACGCCCAGCCCCAAActgcagagggcgctgctgacCTTCGTCTGCACCCACGTCTTCGTCGGGCCAGACTGTGATGGCCAGAGCTCTG TCGGCGAGGACTCTGAAGCGGAGAGGCTGGAGGAACTTCACAGACGAAGGAATCTGCTCGCGGCCTTCTGCAAACTGATAGTGCACAGGGTGCTGGAGATGAGCATGGCAGCTGAGGTCTTCATGTACTACATGAAG TACCACAACGACTTCGGTGACATCATCAAGGAGACGATGTACAGGACCAGACAGATGGATAAGATAGACAGCGCTCGCACTCTGGTGCTCTGTCTGCAGCAG ctGTTTGTCCGTCTGAAGCGAGAGCAGGACAGTGGCGGCAGGGCTCACCCGGGAGTCCAGACCTTCACCAGCATCAAGGAGCTGGCCAGGCGGTTTGCCCTCACCTTCGGGGACCTCGTCAAGTTCCGCGAGTGCGTCGTTGTGATCCACAG GAACGGCATTGAGTTTGTGTTCCAGGAGTTCAGTCAGACCCCGGACACCCCTACGCCGCCGTACCTCTCCTACCTGACCATCCTCGGCGAGTTCTCCAGCAAACTCCTCAAACCGGACAAGAAAATA GTTCTCCTACCTGCAGAAGCACACCGCGGAGCACATCATCGACCTCAGGGAGGAGTGCTGGCAGCCGCTAATCTACTACCGGGCGTCCCTGCTGGCTTTGGCTGA